In Patagioenas fasciata isolate bPatFas1 chromosome 18, bPatFas1.hap1, whole genome shotgun sequence, a genomic segment contains:
- the WIPI1 gene encoding WD repeat domain phosphoinositide-interacting protein 1 isoform X1, which yields MEAAAEAPGGPAVLSCFSYNQDCTSLAIGTTTGYRLFSLSSVEQLDQVHESNEIPDVYIVERLFSSSLVVVVSHAKPQQMNVYHFKKGTEICNYSYSSNILSIRLNRQRLVVCLEESIYIHNIKDMKLLKTILDTPPNPTGLCALSINHANSYLAYPGSATSGEIALYDGNTLKTACTIPAHDGPLAALTFNSTGSKLASASEKGTVIRVFSIPGGQKLYEFRRGMKRYVNISSLVFSMDSQFLSASSNTETVHIFKLEHLTDSRPEEPPTWSGYMGKMFQAATNYLPAQVSGMMNQDRAFATVRLNISGQRNICALSTIQKLPRLLVTTSDGHLYIYNLDPQDGGECVLIKKHSLLGSGKMEENKENDLQPPLPQSYAATVARQSSVPSTSTMPDILVPWRSAGQGEEVMMRSKHPRLGQLLGSALEKPGISKNAFVNPQDEIKIKSKVGHCFFLRYV from the exons ATGGAGGCCGCGGCCGAGGCCCCGGGGGGGCCCGCGgtgctcagctgcttctcctaCAACCAGGACTGCAC CTCCCTGGCAATTGGAACCACAACTGGATACAGGCTTTTCTCCTTAAGTTCTGTGGAGCAACTGGACCAGGTCCATGAAAGCA ATGAAATCCCAGATGTTTACATCGTGGAACGTCTGTTCTCCAGCAGCCTTGTGGTTGTGGTCAGTCATGCCAAGCCACAGCAAATGAATGTCTACCACTTCAAGAAAGGGACAGAGATCTGCAACTACAGCTATTCCAGTAACATACTGTCCATCCGGCTGAACCGTCAG AGGCTGGTGGTTTGCCTGGAGGAGTCAATTTACATCCATAACATTAAGGACATGAAGCTTTTGAAGACTATTCTGGATACGCCTCCAAATCCAACAG GTCTGTGCGCTCTCTCGATCAACCACGCCAACTCCTACTTGGCTTATCCCGGCAGTGCGACCAGCGGAGAGATCGCGCTTTACGATGGAAATACTTTG aaaacagcctgcaCCATCCCTGCCCACGACGGGCCTCTGGCTGCTCTCACCTTCAACTCCACTGGCTCGAAGCTGGCGAGCGCTTCAGAAAAA GGCACAGTCATTCGTGTATTTTCCATTCCTGGTGGGCAAAAGCTCTATGAATTCCGGCGAGGGATGAAAAG GTATGTGAACATCAGCTCCCTGGTGTTCAGCATGGATTCCCAGTTCCTCTCTGCTTCCAGCAACACCGAGACCGTGCACATCTTTAAACTGGAGCATCTCACTGACAG CCGGCCAGAAGAGCCTCCAACCTGGAGCGGTTACATGGGGAAGATGTTCCAGGCTGCGACCAACTACCTCCCTGCTCAGGTATCGGGCATGATGAACCAGGATCGAGCCTTTGCCACCGTCCGCCTCAACATCTCCGGACAAAGGAACATCTGTGCCCTCTCCAC GATTCAGAAGTTGCCTCGGCTGTTGGTGACTACATCAGATGGACATCTCTATATCTATAACTTGGACCCACAAGATGGAGGGGAGTGTGTCTTAATTAAGAAGCACAG TCTGCTTGGCTCAGGAAAGATGGAGGAGAACAAAGAAAACGACCTTCAGCCTCCGTTACCTCAATCTTATGCAGCAACAGTAGCCAGACAAAGTTCAGTGCCTTCAACTTCGACCATGCCAG ATATTCTTGTGCCGTGGAGGTCAGCCGGGCAAGGCGAAGAGGTCATGATGAGAAGCAAACATCCGCGCTTAGGACAGCTGCTGGGAAGTGCTCTGGAAAAGCCAGGAATTTCGAAGAACGCATTTGTGAATCCCCAAGACgagataaaaataaaatccaaggtGGGCCACTGCTTTTTCCTCCGATATGTTTAA
- the WIPI1 gene encoding WD repeat domain phosphoinositide-interacting protein 1 isoform X2, translated as MEAAAEAPGGPAVLSCFSYNQDCTSLAIGTTTGYRLFSLSSVEQLDQVHESNEIPDVYIVERLFSSSLVVVVSHAKPQQMNVYHFKKGTEICNYSYSSNILSIRLNRQRLVVCLEESIYIHNIKDMKLLKTILDTPPNPTGLCALSINHANSYLAYPGSATSGEIALYDGNTLKTACTIPAHDGPLAALTFNSTGSKLASASEKGTVIRVFSIPGGQKLYEFRRGMKRYVNISSLVFSMDSQFLSASSNTETVHIFKLEHLTDSRPEEPPTWSGYMGKMFQAATNYLPAQVSGMMNQDRAFATVRLNISGQRNICALSTIQKLPRLLVTTSDGHLYIYNLDPQDGGECVLIKKHSLLGSGKMEENKENDLQPPLPQSYAATVARQSSVPSTSTMPGYSEDGGALRGEVIPEHEFATGPVCLDDENEFPPIFLCRGGQPGKAKRS; from the exons ATGGAGGCCGCGGCCGAGGCCCCGGGGGGGCCCGCGgtgctcagctgcttctcctaCAACCAGGACTGCAC CTCCCTGGCAATTGGAACCACAACTGGATACAGGCTTTTCTCCTTAAGTTCTGTGGAGCAACTGGACCAGGTCCATGAAAGCA ATGAAATCCCAGATGTTTACATCGTGGAACGTCTGTTCTCCAGCAGCCTTGTGGTTGTGGTCAGTCATGCCAAGCCACAGCAAATGAATGTCTACCACTTCAAGAAAGGGACAGAGATCTGCAACTACAGCTATTCCAGTAACATACTGTCCATCCGGCTGAACCGTCAG AGGCTGGTGGTTTGCCTGGAGGAGTCAATTTACATCCATAACATTAAGGACATGAAGCTTTTGAAGACTATTCTGGATACGCCTCCAAATCCAACAG GTCTGTGCGCTCTCTCGATCAACCACGCCAACTCCTACTTGGCTTATCCCGGCAGTGCGACCAGCGGAGAGATCGCGCTTTACGATGGAAATACTTTG aaaacagcctgcaCCATCCCTGCCCACGACGGGCCTCTGGCTGCTCTCACCTTCAACTCCACTGGCTCGAAGCTGGCGAGCGCTTCAGAAAAA GGCACAGTCATTCGTGTATTTTCCATTCCTGGTGGGCAAAAGCTCTATGAATTCCGGCGAGGGATGAAAAG GTATGTGAACATCAGCTCCCTGGTGTTCAGCATGGATTCCCAGTTCCTCTCTGCTTCCAGCAACACCGAGACCGTGCACATCTTTAAACTGGAGCATCTCACTGACAG CCGGCCAGAAGAGCCTCCAACCTGGAGCGGTTACATGGGGAAGATGTTCCAGGCTGCGACCAACTACCTCCCTGCTCAGGTATCGGGCATGATGAACCAGGATCGAGCCTTTGCCACCGTCCGCCTCAACATCTCCGGACAAAGGAACATCTGTGCCCTCTCCAC GATTCAGAAGTTGCCTCGGCTGTTGGTGACTACATCAGATGGACATCTCTATATCTATAACTTGGACCCACAAGATGGAGGGGAGTGTGTCTTAATTAAGAAGCACAG TCTGCTTGGCTCAGGAAAGATGGAGGAGAACAAAGAAAACGACCTTCAGCCTCCGTTACCTCAATCTTATGCAGCAACAGTAGCCAGACAAAGTTCAGTGCCTTCAACTTCGACCATGCCAG GCTACTCGGAGGACGGTGGTGCCCTGCGAGGAGAGGTTATCCCAGAGCATGAGTTTGCAACTGGACCAGTGTGTCTCGATGACGAGAATGAGTTTCCACCT ATATTCTTGTGCCGTGGAGGTCAGCCGGGCAAGGCGAAGAGGTCATGA